A segment of the Bdellovibrio bacteriovorus genome:
AACATCAGGGCTGTATAGTTCACCCGATTCGCATGAACTTTGACCAGCTCCAAGCCGGCAAGTTTTGCAAAGAGCCTAAGTCTTTGGATACCAATAAGATTCACATGCCCAAAATACATCTTATTTTGGCGATCAGGATTGAACCAAACGCTGTCGATTTCATTGGGTGGCATAATCTTACCCATGAGTTCACTTTCATTAAAAAGGTACGACATTCGAGCCCGCAAATTGGAATAATTGGGAGTTGTGACTAATAGTGTACCCTGGCTTTTAAGAACTCGCGCGAACTCGGACAGCACCCGGAGCTGATCGGTTACGTGTTCTATGCCCTCCTGACACAAGATAAAGGCGAAGGTTTGATCTGCATATGGAAGTTTTTCGGCGAGGTCGACATAGGCACAGTTGATCTCTGGAACACGGAAGAATTCTGGAATCAGGTCGCCGGCAACGACGTTGGCACCCAGAGCATGAAGCTGCCTTGCAGAAACACCATTCCCGGCTGGCAAATCCAGGACATCTTTGCCAGCAAAGAAATCCTTTCGATTCTCAATCCACTTTTGTACGTAAAACTTAATGTCTTTTGAACCGAAGAAATACATAGTTCCAGCCGCATGAAGGTTGATGAAACTCTATAGTTGTTTAGTTGGAATATGATTTCAACTCTAGAATGTGACGCTAGTGCTCGCCAGCAATCGTCCGATCACACTTGCCACTTAGGCACTTAAGTCGGCTTATACTCCGGCACCAAGCTTTTTAGCACCTCGCGCACGGCGGGTTCATCACCCGTACTGCATGCGCTGCGCATCTGATCTAAAGACTGCATAAGCTTAGACAATTCGATCGAAGCCTCTTCCGCTGTCATGATTCGAGGGTGAGCAGTCCAGCTTACGTTTTCACCGATAAGTAATTCTTCATACAGCTTTTCGCCGGGGCGAAGTCCGGTGAATTCTATACTGATATCACCTTGTCCGGTATCTGGGTTTCGAACCTCAAGACCACTGAGCTCGATCATCTTTTTAGCAAGATCCACTATCTTTACTGATTCGCCCATATCAAGCACGAAGACATCCCCACCCTTACCCATGGCTCCGGCCTGCAAAACAAGCTGAGCCGCTTCGGGGATGGTCATGAAGTAACGAGTGATATCAGGATGAGTTACAGTAACCGGGCCCCCGTGACGAATCTGTTCTTTAAACAAAGGTACGACGGAGCCGGAGGACCCTAATACATTTCCGAAACGAACCATACAAAAACGCGTAGAATGGGACTTGTCCTGAGACAACCCTTGCAAAACCAGCTCGGCCAGACGTTTTGAAGCCCCCATAATGTTTGTTGGTCGAACAGCTTTGTCGGTGGAAATCAGAACAAAGGTTTCTACCTTACATTTGATAGCCGCTTTTGATGCCGACAGTGTTCCAAAGACATTGTTCACAATGCCCGCAATGACATTGGATTCAACTAGGGGCACGTGTTTATAGGCAGCCGCATGATAGATCGTTTGAACTCCGTGGCTTGCGATCATTTTTTCTAAATGTTCGGTATTTAGAACATCACCCAGAACCGGAACAACTTCAAAATTAATACGGTGCTTAAGAATGTCTTGCTCGATCTTGTACAGAGCGTACTCGGCCTGCTCAAAAATGATCAGCTTTTTCGGGGTATTCAAGATAATCTGGCGACACAACTCAGAACCAATAGATCCACCCGCCCCTGTCACCAATACGACTTTGTCGCGAATGCATGACTTAATCAGGTCTTCAAACGGCGGAACAGGATCACGGCCCAACAGATCTTCGACGCCCACCTCACGAATGTCTTCGATACGGACCTTGCCATCGACGAGTTCGCCAATGCCTGGAAGAGTTTTCAAGCGAATGTCGACATTTTCAAAGCGCTGGATTATTTCACGACGGCGGGACCTGCTGGCTGAAGGCATTGCGATGAGAAGTTGATTGCAGTCCTCAGCACCCATGATATTCAAAGCTTCGTCAGGAGAGTAAACGCGGATACCGGCAACACTAGTCCCGTGCAGCTGTCTATTGTCGTCGAAGAATGCAACCGGCCTAAACTCAGGACCTGACATCAGCGCCAAAGCTGTTTGCAAACCAGATCGGCCCGCACCGTAAATAGCCACGGGTTGTCTGCGATCTTGCTCCCGCTCTAAAGAGCGCAACACGCCTCGCGCAATAAAACGACTAGAAGTAATATAGGCAATCGCTATAATCCAGTAAATCACGATAGATGAGCGTGGAACGCCCGTAACATTTCCCATTACAACGGCCGCAGTAAGCAATAGCACAGAAAGACTCACACCATAAAAGACGGTCGCAATAATGCGATCATCCATGTATCGAATCACAGCTCGGTACAATCCTACTCGAATAAAGATCGGGACAGTCAGAAACGGAATAGCAAGAAACAGCCACCAGAACGACGAAACTTCAGGGCGAACTGTACCCAAGCGCAAAGCAATCGCGGAATACAACGCCAAAGGAAGAAGTATGACGTCGCAGAAAAGCATGATGAAAATCTTAATTCTTCGCGGCAGTCCCGCAATACGCACAAACATCTGAGATTCCTTATAAAATCAGTGATGGATCATTACATAAGGAACTTTGATCTACAATACTTCATATATACGCCATGGCGCACCCCTATCAAAAAAACTCGACCTAAAATACCAACATTTGACTTCGATCTCGATATTTTGAATCGTTGAGTTTTAAGAGGAAACAATGAACAAAAAACCCATTTTCATCATAGGAGCTGGCGGACATTCCAAAGTAACGTCAGAAATCATCACCAGCCAAAACTGGGAAATTTTAGCCTACATTGACGAAGGAAGCACCTCAGACCACTTCCTTGGGAAGCCCGTATTCAAGAGCTTGGAGCAAGCTGAGTCTGCCAATCCGTCAGTCGACCATGCCTTCATTGCTATTGGCAACAATGAAGCCAGATCCAAATGGGCCAATATTCTTTCTAAAAATGACTACACACTTCCTCACTTTGTCCACCCATCAGCCTTGGTGTCCCCTAGCGCCCAACTGTCGCAAGGAGTCTTAGTCTGCGCGATGGCTGTTGTCGGCCCCTCTGCCATCGTAGGACAAGGCACCATTGTAAATTGTGGCGCTATCATAGATCATGACTCCGTTGTCGGCTCATTCGCGCACTTAAGCCAAAGAGTGCTCGTTTCCGGCGGTGCAAAGATCGGGTCAAATGCACTCGTCGGACCGGGAAGCATAATTGAAAAACTTGCTGCGGTTAAAGAAGACTCCATTATAGCCTCAGGAACCGTAATTGCAACGGCGCGCAAACAGTGCTTTCAATGACAACGCCATCCATCTCACTGTACCATCAGCTTTCATTTATGATTAAACGTATTTTTGACCTTGTTCTTTGTGTTATCGCTTTTGCAATTTTTGGAATACCGTTGTTGCTAGTTTACGTAGCCGTGAAAGTTACGTCTAAAGGACCAGCACTTCACTGGTCCAAACGAGTTGGAAGAGACAATAAAATTTTTCTAATGCCTAAGTTCAGATCTATGTTGGTGGATACCCCGCAAGTTGCCACCCATTTGCTTACAGATCCAAAAAAGTACCTTACCCCTATCGGCGGATTAATCCGCAAAACGAGCTTGGACGAGCTACCGCAGTTACTGTCGGTTTTAAAGGGTGATATGAGCTTTGTCGGGCCGCGTCCGGCCCTTTTCAATCAAGATGACCTGGTAGCTCTGCGAACCCAGCATGGCATTGAAAAACTTAAACCAGGCATAACCGGCTGGGCCCAAGTAAATGGGAGAGACGAACTGCCTATTCCTGTTAAAGTTGAGTTTGACAAGTACTACGTAGAAAACCAATCCGTAGCCTTAGACATCAAGATTCTGCTCATGACTGTATTCAAGGTTATGCGCAGTGACGGAGTCAGCCACTAATGTTCAAAGTTTTGTTAACTGGTGCATCCGGCTTTGTTGGCAGCAACTTCTTACAACGTCATGGTGAAGATTTCACCATAACTACGGTAAGTTTAAAATCATCTTCTCCAGAATCCTTAAACCTTCGTGGCTACGACTGCATACTTCACTGCGCCGCCTTGGTTCACCAGATGCAAGGTGCGCCCGAAGATCAATACTTTGCAGTCAACTACGAGTTAACTAAAAAACTGGCTAATACTGCAAAGCGAGCCGGAGTTCCCCACTTTGTATTTGTCAGCACTGCACACGTCTTTGGCGACTCGGGAGATTTATACGACCACGCCAGAAGACTGGATGAAAAATCACCATGCCACCCGCATGATCCTTATGGCCGAAGCAAGCTTGCAGCGGAGCAATATCTTCAATCTTTGTCCGATGAAACTTTCAAAGTTTCCATCGTAAGACCACCAATGGTTTATGGAAAAGGTGCCAAAGGAAACATCCTTAGCCTTATCAAATTGGTAAAAACTGTCCCTTTTATGCCTTTGGGCTACAAAGAGAACGCCAGGAGTATTGTTTACGTAGGGAATCTTTGCTACCAACTCTCTCTGATTATCCAAAAGAGAGCTGGCGGAATATTCCTTCCTCAAGATAGGGAGCCTATTTCAATTGGAACCCTGGTTGAATCCATTGCTCTTGCCTTAAAGGTAAAACGAATCATCTTTAAGCCGCCACAAATGCTTCTTAAGGCATTATTTGCATTAACCCCAAAGGTCTCCCTACGACTATTTGGAACTCTCGCAATGAACAGCACCGAAAGCGACAGAGCCATTGAATACAAAGCCCCGATGACTACA
Coding sequences within it:
- a CDS encoding class I SAM-dependent methyltransferase, with the translated sequence MYFFGSKDIKFYVQKWIENRKDFFAGKDVLDLPAGNGVSARQLHALGANVVAGDLIPEFFRVPEINCAYVDLAEKLPYADQTFAFILCQEGIEHVTDQLRVLSEFARVLKSQGTLLVTTPNYSNLRARMSYLFNESELMGKIMPPNEIDSVWFNPDRQNKMYFGHVNLIGIQRLRLFAKLAGLELVKVHANRVNYTALMLFPLIYPFVCYFSWASYRRMKRKQGADAANQVREVFTLALSPAILLQNHLVVEFVKTSEPRTAVGRKTNLAHDFVT
- a CDS encoding polysaccharide biosynthesis protein produces the protein MFVRIAGLPRRIKIFIMLFCDVILLPLALYSAIALRLGTVRPEVSSFWWLFLAIPFLTVPIFIRVGLYRAVIRYMDDRIIATVFYGVSLSVLLLTAAVVMGNVTGVPRSSIVIYWIIAIAYITSSRFIARGVLRSLEREQDRRQPVAIYGAGRSGLQTALALMSGPEFRPVAFFDDNRQLHGTSVAGIRVYSPDEALNIMGAEDCNQLLIAMPSASRSRRREIIQRFENVDIRLKTLPGIGELVDGKVRIEDIREVGVEDLLGRDPVPPFEDLIKSCIRDKVVLVTGAGGSIGSELCRQIILNTPKKLIIFEQAEYALYKIEQDILKHRINFEVVPVLGDVLNTEHLEKMIASHGVQTIYHAAAYKHVPLVESNVIAGIVNNVFGTLSASKAAIKCKVETFVLISTDKAVRPTNIMGASKRLAELVLQGLSQDKSHSTRFCMVRFGNVLGSSGSVVPLFKEQIRHGGPVTVTHPDITRYFMTIPEAAQLVLQAGAMGKGGDVFVLDMGESVKIVDLAKKMIELSGLEVRNPDTGQGDISIEFTGLRPGEKLYEELLIGENVSWTAHPRIMTAEEASIELSKLMQSLDQMRSACSTGDEPAVREVLKSLVPEYKPT
- a CDS encoding NeuD/PglB/VioB family sugar acetyltransferase, with translation MNKKPIFIIGAGGHSKVTSEIITSQNWEILAYIDEGSTSDHFLGKPVFKSLEQAESANPSVDHAFIAIGNNEARSKWANILSKNDYTLPHFVHPSALVSPSAQLSQGVLVCAMAVVGPSAIVGQGTIVNCGAIIDHDSVVGSFAHLSQRVLVSGGAKIGSNALVGPGSIIEKLAAVKEDSIIASGTVIATARKQCFQ
- a CDS encoding sugar transferase, translated to MIKRIFDLVLCVIAFAIFGIPLLLVYVAVKVTSKGPALHWSKRVGRDNKIFLMPKFRSMLVDTPQVATHLLTDPKKYLTPIGGLIRKTSLDELPQLLSVLKGDMSFVGPRPALFNQDDLVALRTQHGIEKLKPGITGWAQVNGRDELPIPVKVEFDKYYVENQSVALDIKILLMTVFKVMRSDGVSH
- a CDS encoding NAD-dependent epimerase/dehydratase family protein, which translates into the protein MFKVLLTGASGFVGSNFLQRHGEDFTITTVSLKSSSPESLNLRGYDCILHCAALVHQMQGAPEDQYFAVNYELTKKLANTAKRAGVPHFVFVSTAHVFGDSGDLYDHARRLDEKSPCHPHDPYGRSKLAAEQYLQSLSDETFKVSIVRPPMVYGKGAKGNILSLIKLVKTVPFMPLGYKENARSIVYVGNLCYQLSLIIQKRAGGIFLPQDREPISIGTLVESIALALKVKRIIFKPPQMLLKALFALTPKVSLRLFGTLAMNSTESDRAIEYKAPMTTLEALQEMIRN